The Periplaneta americana isolate PAMFEO1 chromosome 2, P.americana_PAMFEO1_priV1, whole genome shotgun sequence genome has a window encoding:
- the LOC138712598 gene encoding uncharacterized protein encodes MAAMTLKTWLLLTLAVFIAYNEVRAAPHTEEDDNDRDGYYDDKDDDGYDDEFCIADDDDDDDDDDDDDDDDDDDDDDDDSHSDSHSDSHSGESHEERKHKSGEKHHEKEHHSKEHPSKEHHSKEHHSKQHHSKEHSSKEHHSKEHHSKEHHSKEHPSKEHHSKEHHSKEHHSKEHPSKEHHSKEHPSKEHHSKEHHSKEHHSKEHPSKEHPSKEHHSKERHSKEHHSKEHHSKENKSKKDHSTEDKRRRYCIEKKYRTKYEDLPEDEKLKLQYILQFLVYQNGGASGDFFFYGKYIPIDYVLTFIQFQGEDISQINTKTLWNIILIYIKHFNVVSRDDDFAYDISKEDLVILKLILKYIQDGDDRSNRNANVIIQQHSIPISYIVSSLNSKGMDLEDVSVEQVYYIIKTYIRDDPIQPEVGRPLGIEPTDEQRHFLTIILQFLTTQNDGTNIEFMFEGYTIPAGNVIVFLQYNNKDVTTSNVDDLWSAMKIYIQETQSTARPLNPDDELLQNFIIIVSDPTKIGSSFITYDEHSIPVTRLLKYLNLPFDSKTGTYDTQNLTLNDFLYAIRLIVKEMDSETTSQPSNQDQQALQNFTNIISDPDKINKSYIIYDGNRIPVSLILEKLHLTFNNTTGRYDTQNLTVTVLIHVIQIIIQEMDSGTTALDNFINIISDPDKIHTSYIIYDNKNIPVSLILENLNLPFNNKTGTYDTQNLTVTVLIHAIQIIIQEMDSGTTALDNFINIISDPDKIHTSYIIYDNKKIPVSLILENLNLPFNNKTGTYDTQNLTVTVLIHAIQIIIQEMDSGTTALDNFINIISDPDKIHTSYIIYDNKKIPVSLILKNLNLPFNSKTGRYDTQNLTVRDFIYVIQIIVQEMDSDVTTQISSQDEQIVQYFFNISDPDQIKHGYLLYGGSSIPLSDIVKKLGLTVDDKTGMYDTKNVTSAELLKAIEDIIETMKTSQGTE; translated from the coding sequence ACGTGGCTATTGCTGACTTTGGCAGTGTTCATCGCATATAATGAAGTGAGAGCAGCGCCGCACACCGAAGAAGACGATAACGACAGAGATGGTTACTATGACGATAAAGATGATGACGGGTATGATGATGAGTTTTGTatcgctgatgatgatgatgatgatgatgatgatgatgatgatgatgatgatgatgatgatgatgatgatgatgatgattctcaCAGCGACAGCCATAGTGACAGTCATAGCGGAGAAAGTCATGAAGAAAGGAAGCATAAAAGTGGAGAAAAACACCACGAAAAGGAACATCACAGCAAAGAGCATCCTAGCAAAGAACATCACAGCAAAGAGCATCACAGCAAACAACATCACAGCAAAGAGCATTCTAGCAAAGAACATCACAGCAAAGAGCATCACAGCAAAGAACATCATAGCAAAGAGCATCCTAGCAAAGAACATCACAGCAAAGAGCATCATAGCAAAGAACATCACAGCAAAGAACATCCTAGCAAAGAACATCACAGCAAAGAACATCCTAGCAAAGAACATCACAGCAAAGAGCATCACAGCAAGGAACATCACAGCAAAGAGCATCCTAGCAAAGAGCATCCTAGCAAAGAGCATCACAGCAAAGAACGTCACAGCAAAGAACATCACAGCAAAGAGCATCATAGCAAAGAAAATAAAAGCAAGAAAGATCACAGCACAGAAGACAAAAGACGACGGTATTGCATCGAAAAAAAATATCGTACTAAATATGAAGACCTTCCTGAAGATGAGAAACTTAAATTACAGTACATATTGCAGTTTTTGGTGTATCAAAATGGAGGAGCCTCTGGGGACTTTTTCTTTTATGGGAAGTATATTCCGATAGATTATGTACTAACTTTCATACAATTTCAAGGTGAGGATATAAGTCAGATAAACACAAAGACGTTGTGGaatattatattgatttatataaaacattttaatgtTGTTTCAAGAGATGACGACTTCGCATACGACATCAGCAAAGAAGACCTTGTAATTTTGAAGCTCATACTGAAATACATACAAGATGGAGACGACAGGTCTAATAGAAACGCTAATGTTATAATTCAGCAACACAGTATCCCAATTAGCTACATCGTATCATCTCTGAACAGTAAAGGTATGGACTTGGAAGATGTCAGCGTTGAGCAGGTTTACTATATAATTAAGACTTACATAAGAGATGACCCCATACAGCCTGAAGTTGGACGACCTCTAGGAATAGAACCCACAGATGAACAACGACATTTCCTAACTATCATATTGCAATTTTTGACAACACAGAATGATGGTACAAATATTGAATTCATGTTTGAAGGCTATACAATACCAGCTGGAAACGTGATAGTCTTCCTCCAATACAATAACAAGGATGTTACAACTAGTAATGTGGATGATCTGTGGTCAGCGATGAAAATATACATACAAGAAACACAGAGCACTGCAAGACCTTTGAATCCAGATGACGAACTTCTGCAGAATTTCATCATTATAGTGTCAGACCCCACAAAAATCGGATCTTCATTTATCACGTATGACGAACATAGCATTCCAGTAACTCGATTATTGAAATACCTAAATTTACCTTTCGACAGTAAAACTGGAACATATGATACTCAAAACCTCACGCTAAACGACTTTTTGTATGCAATACGTCTAATTGTAAAGGAAATGGATTCAGAAACCACTTCTCAACCATCTAATCAAGATCAACAAGCTCTACAGaattttaccaacataatatCAGATCCTGATAAAATCAACAAGTCATATATCATCTATGATGGCAACAGAATTCCTGTGAGTCTAATTCTGGAAAAATTGCACTTGACTTTCAACAATACAACTGGAAGATATGACACGCAAAACCTGACGGTGACAGTTTTAATAcatgtaatacaaattattatacagGAAATGGATTcaggaaccactgctctagataATTTTATCAACATAATATCAGATCCTGATAAAATCCACACGTCATATATCATCTATGACAACAAGAATATTCCTGTGAGTCTAATTCTGGAAAATTTGAACCTACCTTTCAACAATAAAACTGGAACATATGACACGCAAAACCTGACGGTGACAGTTTTAATACAtgcaatacaaattattatacagGAAATGGATTcaggaaccactgctctagataATTTTATCAACATAATATCAGATCCTGATAAAATCCACACGTCATATATCATCTATGATAACAAGAAAATTCCTGTGAGTCTAATTCTGGAAAATTTGAACCTACCTTTCAACAATAAAACTGGAACATATGACACGCAAAACCTGACGGTGACAGTTTTAATACAtgcaatacaaattattatacagGAAATGGATTcaggaaccactgctctagataATTTTATCAACATAATATCAGATCCTGATAAAATCCACACGTCATATATCATCTATGACAACAAGAAAATTCCTGTGAGtctaattctgaaaaatttgaacCTACCTTTCAACAGTAAAACTGGAAGATATGACACGCAAAACCTGACGGTGAGAGATTTCATATATGTAATACAAATTATTGTACAGGAAATGGATTCAGACGTAACGACTCAAATATCAAGTCAAGATGAAcaaattgtacagtattttttcaacatatcaGACCCTGATCAAATTAAACACGGATATCTTTTGTATGGTGGTTCCAGTATTCCATTGTCGGACATAGTAAAAAAACTAGGCTTGACCGTAGACGATAAAACTGGTATGTACGACACAAAGAACGTCACTTCCGCTGAGCTTTTGAAAGCAATAGAGGACATAATTGAAACTATGAAAACTTCACAGGGTAcagaataa